The following proteins come from a genomic window of Bradyrhizobium paxllaeri:
- a CDS encoding SDR family oxidoreductase gives MHVKGKVCVVTGAASGIGEAVARAYAEAGARGVVVADLKTSREKLAKVAGDIDGLPITADVGLEEDIKALIAAAEDKYGPVDVFFSNAGLSRKGQETASDADWDVSWRVHVMSHVFAARALVPGMLARGSGYLLNTASAAGLLASLNSMPYGVTKNAAVALAEHLAIQYGDRGIRVSVLCPQSVQTAMTTPGPSAARVDGVLQPPEVARMVIEAMAEERFLILSHPQVAEYMQRKASNHDRWLSGMRRLRDKIYGAPA, from the coding sequence ATGCACGTCAAAGGCAAGGTCTGTGTCGTCACGGGAGCTGCGAGCGGCATCGGCGAAGCGGTAGCGCGCGCCTATGCTGAAGCCGGTGCACGCGGCGTCGTGGTCGCCGACCTCAAGACCTCGCGCGAGAAACTCGCCAAGGTCGCCGGCGACATCGACGGACTGCCGATCACGGCCGACGTCGGGCTGGAGGAAGACATCAAGGCGCTGATCGCCGCGGCCGAGGACAAATACGGCCCCGTCGATGTGTTCTTTTCCAACGCCGGCCTGTCGCGCAAGGGTCAGGAGACGGCATCGGATGCCGACTGGGACGTGAGCTGGCGCGTCCACGTCATGAGCCATGTGTTCGCGGCCCGCGCATTGGTGCCCGGCATGCTGGCGCGCGGCTCCGGTTATCTCCTTAACACCGCTTCCGCCGCGGGCCTCTTGGCGTCGCTGAACTCGATGCCTTACGGCGTCACCAAGAACGCCGCGGTGGCGCTCGCCGAACATCTCGCCATTCAATATGGCGACCGCGGTATCCGCGTCTCCGTACTGTGCCCGCAGTCGGTGCAAACAGCCATGACCACGCCCGGCCCCAGCGCGGCGCGGGTCGACGGCGTGCTGCAGCCGCCGGAGGTGGCGCGCATGGTGATCGAGGCGATGGCAGAAGAACGCTTTCTCATCCTGTCGCACCCGCAGGTCGCCGAATACATGCAGCGCAAGGCATCCAACCACGACCGCTGGCTATCAGGCATGCGGCGGCTGCGCGACAAGATCTACGGAG
- a CDS encoding ketopantoate reductase family protein yields the protein MRICIFGAGAVGSHFAVRLALAGHDVSCVMRGPHLDAVNANGLTLRVGDGDFKARVRASSDPAALGRQDAIICTLKATGLSSLANALQPLLGDDTAVVFAQNGVPWWYDIGLAPRHPPVPDLAFLDPGGRLRAAIPKERIVGGVVFSSNEVVAPGVVANLSPERNRLLIGECDDRASERVAKLRMALNDAAIDSPEVAQIRETIWSKLLTNMSMSVLCLLTGQTARAVRDDPALADIVPRLLDEANSIAQSCFPEVRRVTRSGPAPDHKPSILQDYELGRAMEIDVLVRAPAAFARAAGLSTPMLDMMGALAIRQARDKGLYQG from the coding sequence ATGCGGATTTGCATTTTCGGTGCGGGCGCCGTCGGCAGCCATTTTGCGGTGCGGCTCGCGCTGGCAGGACATGACGTTTCCTGCGTGATGCGCGGTCCACATCTGGATGCCGTAAACGCGAACGGCCTGACGCTGCGGGTCGGAGATGGCGACTTCAAGGCGAGGGTGCGCGCATCCAGCGATCCCGCCGCGCTGGGCCGGCAGGACGCCATCATCTGCACGCTGAAGGCGACGGGCCTCTCCAGCCTCGCTAACGCCCTGCAGCCGCTGCTCGGCGACGACACGGCGGTCGTCTTCGCGCAGAACGGTGTTCCCTGGTGGTACGATATCGGGCTCGCGCCAAGACATCCGCCGGTGCCGGATCTGGCTTTCCTCGATCCGGGCGGACGCCTGCGCGCGGCGATCCCGAAAGAGCGCATCGTCGGCGGCGTGGTGTTTTCATCGAATGAGGTCGTGGCGCCGGGCGTGGTCGCAAACCTGTCACCCGAGCGCAACCGGCTCCTGATCGGCGAGTGCGACGACCGCGCCAGCGAACGGGTCGCAAAGCTGCGCATGGCGCTAAATGACGCCGCGATCGACTCGCCCGAAGTCGCGCAGATCAGGGAGACGATCTGGTCAAAGCTCCTGACCAACATGTCGATGTCGGTGCTGTGCCTTCTGACCGGACAGACCGCGCGTGCCGTGCGCGACGACCCGGCGTTGGCCGACATCGTGCCGCGCCTGCTCGACGAGGCCAACAGCATAGCGCAAAGCTGTTTTCCCGAAGTCAGGCGCGTGACCCGCTCCGGCCCCGCGCCGGATCACAAGCCGTCGATCCTGCAGGATTACGAACTTGGCCGCGCCATGGAAATCGACGTATTGGTCCGCGCGCCCGCTGCGTTCGCCCGCGCCGCCGGACTTTCGACACCGATGCTCGACATGATGGGCGCGCTCGCCATCCGCCAGGCGCGCGACAAGGGGCTGTATCAAGGCTAG
- a CDS encoding Spy/CpxP family protein refolding chaperone, whose amino-acid sequence MNFAGGGRALNSRALARSYRRTAALHSPAMRASVTAGAALAGWQYGRGRGGGWWRHGNGGYGWVGPLFWPFAYYDIYDYTLWGPNVGAPFWYYGYDDIYAGLFGPYDYQGLTGYLPPRGSPDAGPDRLALLCGEDSREIAGLPIDLIAKTIEPTEVQRVALDDLANASVTSAQKIKAACPTSIALTASGRLASMQQRIEAMIAGVATVQAPLDKLYSLLNDEQKARLNAVAEEQERRAERRRSRSLARPCDVAQSSALQWPTEEIDARLQPTDVQRTGLKALQNASAKASEMLSTTCRPEEAATPSARLAAAGKRLEVMLQAVKQVRTALDDFYATLNDEQKAQFEAIGPRRTSFADMTRRYGRR is encoded by the coding sequence ATGAACTTCGCCGGCGGCGGCCGTGCGCTGAACTCGCGCGCGCTCGCCCGCAGCTATCGTCGCACCGCCGCCCTGCATAGTCCCGCCATGCGGGCCAGCGTGACCGCCGGCGCCGCGCTGGCGGGCTGGCAATACGGCCGCGGCAGGGGCGGCGGCTGGTGGCGGCACGGCAATGGCGGGTACGGCTGGGTCGGGCCGCTGTTCTGGCCGTTCGCCTATTACGACATCTACGACTACACGCTGTGGGGACCGAATGTCGGCGCGCCGTTCTGGTACTACGGTTATGACGATATTTATGCCGGCCTGTTCGGGCCCTACGACTATCAGGGCCTTACCGGCTACCTGCCGCCGCGCGGCTCTCCCGACGCCGGGCCGGACCGGCTGGCGCTGCTATGCGGCGAGGACAGCCGCGAAATCGCCGGACTGCCGATCGACCTGATCGCGAAGACCATTGAGCCGACCGAGGTGCAGCGCGTAGCGCTCGACGATCTCGCCAATGCGTCGGTGACATCAGCACAGAAGATCAAGGCGGCTTGCCCGACGTCGATCGCGTTGACGGCGTCCGGCCGGCTTGCATCGATGCAGCAGCGCATCGAAGCAATGATCGCAGGCGTCGCGACCGTGCAGGCGCCGCTGGACAAGCTTTACAGCCTTCTGAACGACGAACAGAAGGCGCGACTGAACGCGGTCGCCGAGGAGCAGGAAAGAAGGGCCGAGCGGCGCCGTAGCAGGTCGTTGGCGCGGCCCTGCGACGTCGCGCAGTCGTCGGCCTTGCAATGGCCGACCGAGGAAATCGATGCAAGGCTGCAGCCGACCGACGTGCAGCGCACCGGCCTGAAGGCCCTGCAGAATGCAAGCGCCAAGGCCAGCGAGATGCTGAGCACAACGTGCCGGCCCGAGGAAGCTGCTACCCCGTCCGCCCGGCTCGCCGCCGCCGGCAAGCGGCTCGAGGTCATGCTGCAGGCGGTCAAGCAGGTGCGCACCGCGCTCGACGACTTCTATGCGACCCTGAACGACGAGCAGAAGGCGCAGTTCGAGGCAATCGGCCCGCGGCGGACCTCGTTCGCCGATATGACGCGGCGGTACGGCCGCCGCTAG
- a CDS encoding enoyl-CoA hydratase-related protein: MTANPVLWNLDARGVATVTLNRPEVNNAYDAGLINGVLSAMDELGRKPNLRLVVLKGNGKHFQAGADLKWINGVRPKSVEENEAVSRATFEAVQRLNTLPIPTVALVQGGCFGGGTGVISACDVVVAADNAMFSITEVRWGLTAAIIIPQLCDAIGVRQVRRYALTGERFGAEEARRIGLVHEVVPLAELEAAGVKFVEQLLANGPEALAETKRLAMESSFGGMSVDDAAYARLVKMHSARRQTSEASEGLASFAEKRAANWGAMRK; encoded by the coding sequence ATGACCGCCAATCCTGTCTTGTGGAATCTCGACGCGCGCGGCGTCGCCACCGTCACGCTCAATCGCCCCGAGGTGAACAATGCCTATGACGCCGGGCTCATCAACGGCGTGCTATCGGCAATGGACGAACTCGGCAGGAAGCCGAACCTTCGCCTCGTCGTGCTGAAAGGCAACGGCAAGCATTTCCAGGCCGGCGCCGACCTGAAATGGATCAACGGCGTCCGGCCGAAATCGGTCGAGGAGAACGAGGCGGTTTCGCGCGCGACGTTCGAAGCCGTGCAGCGGCTGAACACGCTGCCGATCCCGACGGTGGCGCTGGTGCAGGGCGGCTGTTTCGGCGGCGGCACCGGGGTGATCTCGGCCTGTGACGTCGTGGTCGCCGCCGACAATGCGATGTTCTCGATCACCGAAGTGCGCTGGGGACTGACGGCGGCCATCATCATCCCGCAACTCTGCGATGCCATCGGCGTCCGCCAGGTCCGCCGCTACGCACTGACCGGCGAACGGTTCGGCGCGGAGGAGGCGCGGCGCATCGGCCTGGTGCATGAAGTGGTGCCGCTGGCCGAACTCGAAGCGGCCGGGGTCAAATTTGTCGAGCAATTGCTGGCGAACGGCCCCGAGGCGCTGGCCGAGACCAAGCGGCTGGCGATGGAAAGCTCGTTCGGTGGCATGAGCGTCGACGACGCGGCCTATGCACGGCTGGTGAAGATGCATTCCGCGCGGCGGCAGACCAGCGAGGCGTCGGAAGGCCTGGCGTCGTTTGCAGAGAAGCGGGCGGCGAATTGGGGTGCTATGAGGAAGTAG
- a CDS encoding type II toxin-antitoxin system RelE/ParE family toxin — protein MRFTAEAREHIAAIYSYIRERNPIAATQVVARIRLAAERLTEFPRMGHVGRVPGTHEWVVRGLPYIIVYEIGLADPDEVLVLGVFHAAQDREQE, from the coding sequence TTGCGCTTCACCGCGGAAGCGCGGGAACACATTGCCGCGATTTATAGCTACATCCGAGAGCGCAATCCCATTGCGGCGACGCAGGTGGTCGCACGCATCCGTCTGGCGGCCGAACGATTGACGGAATTTCCACGCATGGGACATGTCGGTCGTGTGCCGGGCACCCATGAATGGGTGGTGCGCGGCTTGCCCTATATTATCGTCTATGAAATCGGTTTGGCCGATCCCGACGAGGTGCTGGTCCTCGGTGTATTTCATGCGGCACAAGACCGAGAACAAGAATGA
- a CDS encoding aspartate dehydrogenase codes for MKSQSQERHGVPSKRIAIAGLGEIGKTVARKLAQGMPGLVLSGIATRDQAKAQAWLDREGVAYPLVALDDLPDHADLVVECAPAAILDQICRPMLTAGKQVMVLSASALLPRPDLVDLARAHGGQIIVPTGALIGFDAVSAAAEGTISSVQMVTRKPPNGLAGAPYLTENRISVEGLTSALCVFKGSARDAAAAFPANVNVVAALSLAGIGPDRTTIEIWADPAVTRNCHQIKVDADSASFTMSIENVPSENPRTGRITALSVIAALRKLTSPLQVGT; via the coding sequence ATGAAGTCGCAATCACAGGAGCGTCACGGCGTGCCATCGAAACGCATTGCCATTGCCGGACTGGGTGAGATCGGCAAGACTGTCGCGCGCAAACTTGCTCAGGGGATGCCGGGCCTTGTGCTCTCCGGCATCGCGACAAGGGATCAGGCGAAAGCGCAGGCGTGGCTCGATCGCGAAGGCGTCGCCTACCCGCTGGTCGCGCTCGATGATTTGCCTGACCATGCCGACCTCGTGGTCGAGTGCGCGCCGGCCGCGATTCTCGATCAGATCTGCCGGCCAATGCTCACCGCTGGCAAGCAGGTCATGGTGCTGAGCGCCAGCGCGCTGCTGCCGCGTCCCGATCTCGTCGATCTGGCGCGGGCGCATGGCGGCCAGATCATCGTGCCGACCGGCGCACTGATCGGCTTCGATGCGGTTTCGGCGGCTGCCGAAGGCACGATCAGCTCAGTGCAGATGGTCACGCGCAAGCCGCCGAACGGACTTGCCGGTGCGCCTTACCTGACCGAGAACCGGATTTCCGTAGAAGGGCTGACGTCTGCTCTATGTGTCTTCAAGGGCTCGGCGCGCGATGCGGCCGCGGCCTTTCCGGCCAATGTGAACGTGGTGGCGGCGTTGTCGCTCGCCGGCATCGGTCCCGATCGGACCACGATCGAAATCTGGGCCGATCCGGCGGTGACGCGGAACTGTCACCAGATCAAGGTCGACGCCGACTCGGCCTCGTTCACGATGTCGATCGAGAACGTGCCGTCGGAAAATCCGAGGACGGGCCGCATCACCGCGCTCTCGGTGATCGCGGCGCTGCGCAAGCTGACCTCGCCGCTGCAGGTCGGAACCTGA
- a CDS encoding FAD-dependent oxidoreductase, with protein sequence MTAKTITEPARQIPLYGEYEVAILGGGPAGIAAAVASARAGRRTLLIERYGFLGGMGTAAGVTNFCGLHANVHGAMHRVVQGIASDLLARIDRLDGLNTPHLILGKIFAQAYDTAAYKIAADDLLAAHKVDILFHALGAGVVMDDDRRIHALMVETKAGRQAVRAGIFIDCSGDGDLAAWAGAPFEVGDNAGSMLYPSMMLRLNGIDPEKAGDAWRAIPALMEKAEAAGTHRFPRKSAIVRPQRSGIEWRVNFTQLAREDGSAVSGIDPDQMTRGEIEGRRQAVQAFEFLRTVPGFEKSYIVDLPPQLGIRETRRVIGGYMLSGEDVLGCASFEDSIGVNGWPIEAHVAGDVIFKFPPISESRGFNELPYRMLVPEGIDNLLMAGRCASMTHEGQSAARVSGACFAMGEAAGLAAAQALSGNTIPRHIAVEKLQQTLKQQGAFIGRDQSVPEGL encoded by the coding sequence TTGACCGCCAAAACCATCACCGAACCTGCCCGCCAGATCCCGCTCTATGGCGAATATGAAGTTGCCATTCTTGGCGGCGGACCTGCCGGTATCGCTGCCGCTGTCGCCTCCGCACGCGCGGGCCGCCGGACGTTGCTGATCGAGCGCTACGGCTTTCTTGGCGGCATGGGCACGGCCGCGGGCGTGACCAATTTCTGCGGGCTGCATGCCAATGTCCATGGCGCGATGCACCGGGTGGTGCAGGGCATTGCCTCTGATCTGCTGGCGCGGATCGACCGGCTCGACGGGCTCAATACGCCGCATCTGATCCTCGGCAAGATCTTTGCGCAGGCCTATGACACGGCGGCCTACAAGATCGCGGCCGATGACCTCTTGGCCGCGCACAAGGTCGACATTCTCTTTCACGCGCTCGGCGCCGGCGTCGTGATGGATGATGACAGGCGCATCCATGCGCTGATGGTGGAGACCAAGGCGGGCCGGCAGGCGGTGCGCGCCGGCATCTTCATCGATTGCTCCGGCGATGGCGATCTTGCGGCCTGGGCGGGCGCGCCGTTCGAGGTCGGCGACAATGCCGGCAGCATGCTCTATCCATCGATGATGCTGCGTCTCAACGGCATCGATCCCGAAAAGGCGGGTGACGCCTGGCGGGCGATTCCGGCGCTGATGGAAAAGGCGGAGGCTGCGGGCACGCATCGGTTTCCGCGCAAATCCGCGATCGTGCGGCCGCAGCGTTCCGGCATCGAATGGCGGGTGAACTTTACTCAACTCGCGCGCGAGGACGGCAGCGCGGTCAGCGGGATCGATCCGGACCAGATGACGCGCGGCGAGATCGAGGGGCGGCGGCAGGCGGTGCAGGCGTTCGAATTCCTGCGCACGGTGCCGGGCTTCGAAAAATCCTACATCGTCGATCTGCCGCCGCAGCTCGGCATCCGCGAAACGCGGCGCGTGATCGGCGGCTACATGCTGTCGGGCGAGGACGTGCTCGGCTGCGCCTCGTTTGAGGATTCCATCGGCGTCAATGGCTGGCCGATCGAAGCGCATGTCGCGGGCGATGTGATCTTCAAGTTCCCGCCGATCTCGGAATCGCGCGGTTTCAACGAATTGCCGTATCGGATGCTGGTGCCTGAGGGCATCGACAACCTTCTGATGGCCGGCCGCTGCGCCTCGATGACCCATGAGGGCCAGTCGGCGGCGCGGGTCTCCGGCGCCTGCTTTGCGATGGGCGAGGCGGCGGGTCTGGCGGCGGCGCAGGCGCTGTCGGGAAATACGATTCCGCGCCACATTGCAGTTGAAAAGTTGCAACAAACGTTGAAACAACAGGGCGCGTTCATCGGGCGGGACCAGAGCGTGCCCGAAGGGTTATAA
- a CDS encoding ABC transporter substrate-binding protein — MSKFARLALAGLLTVAAGGIARADDALKAKIGVLRLSSSAPVFIAQDKGYFREAGLDIELKFFDAAQPIAVATTSGDVDFGITAFTAGLYNLAGKGTLKVIGGMSREKAGYPLIGYFASNNAYAAGLKTPKDLAGKRIAMTQVGSSFHYSLGLLADKYGFKLADVKIMPLQSLSNAAAALKGETVDAALLPISTARALVDSGGAKFLGWVGDETPWQLGAVFASPKTLGNKPLVTKLLTALKRADREYHDVILASVKDGKAEINDKTKPLLEIIAKYTNLPVEQVVGNCAYIDPDGKLDVKNVDNQIAWLQEQGFVDKGFAADAIIAKEYVKAD, encoded by the coding sequence ATGTCAAAATTTGCACGGCTCGCGCTGGCGGGTCTGCTCACGGTGGCGGCAGGCGGGATCGCGCGGGCCGACGATGCGCTGAAAGCCAAAATCGGCGTGCTCCGGCTGTCGTCGTCGGCGCCGGTGTTCATCGCGCAGGACAAGGGCTATTTCCGCGAAGCCGGGCTCGACATCGAACTAAAGTTCTTCGACGCCGCGCAGCCGATCGCGGTCGCGACCACGTCCGGCGACGTCGATTTCGGCATCACGGCCTTCACCGCCGGGCTCTACAACCTCGCCGGCAAGGGCACGCTGAAGGTGATCGGCGGCATGAGCCGAGAAAAGGCCGGCTATCCCCTGATCGGCTATTTCGCCAGCAACAATGCCTATGCGGCCGGGTTGAAGACGCCGAAGGATCTGGCGGGCAAACGCATCGCGATGACGCAAGTCGGCTCCTCCTTTCACTACTCGCTCGGCCTGCTCGCCGACAAATACGGCTTCAAGCTTGCGGACGTGAAAATAATGCCATTGCAGTCGCTATCGAATGCGGCCGCCGCGCTGAAGGGCGAAACCGTCGATGCCGCGCTGCTGCCGATTTCCACGGCGCGGGCGCTGGTGGATTCCGGCGGCGCCAAATTCCTCGGCTGGGTCGGCGACGAGACGCCGTGGCAGTTGGGCGCGGTGTTCGCCTCGCCCAAAACGCTGGGCAACAAGCCGCTGGTGACCAAGCTCCTGACCGCGCTGAAGCGCGCCGACCGCGAATATCACGACGTGATCCTGGCCTCGGTGAAGGACGGAAAGGCCGAGATCAACGACAAGACCAAGCCGCTGCTCGAGATCATCGCCAAGTACACCAACCTGCCGGTCGAGCAGGTGGTCGGCAATTGCGCCTATATCGATCCCGACGGCAAGCTGGATGTGAAGAACGTCGACAACCAGATCGCGTGGCTGCAGGAGCAGGGTTTTGTCGACAAGGGGTTCGCGGCGGATGCGATCATCGCCAAGGAATATGTGAAGGCGGATTGA
- a CDS encoding ABC transporter ATP-binding protein gives MDLIADHISHRFGALDVLDKVSFTVASGEVVAIVGPSGCGKSTLLSILGGLLRPSEGRAELRGAPPADSLNPLTFVFQDFALLPWCTVEANVEFPLVHTGLGITERRGVVDDALRRTGLSDFRGAYPKQLSGGMRQRVGIARALAVRPAILLMDEPLSALDSQTRELLMEDFIRLLADGAMGAVYVTHNLEEAVRLADRVVVLSRRPGRVREVVTIPMTRDERGGIDARGQLLTLQNQLWSLIRDEAIDAEREVQHA, from the coding sequence ATGGACCTGATCGCCGACCATATCAGCCACCGCTTTGGCGCCCTCGATGTGCTCGACAAGGTGTCGTTCACCGTCGCCTCCGGCGAGGTGGTCGCGATCGTTGGTCCCTCCGGCTGCGGCAAGAGCACGCTGCTGTCGATTCTCGGTGGGCTGCTGCGGCCGAGCGAGGGGAGGGCGGAGCTGCGCGGCGCGCCGCCGGCTGACAGCCTCAATCCGCTGACCTTCGTCTTCCAGGATTTTGCGCTGCTGCCGTGGTGCACGGTGGAAGCGAATGTCGAGTTTCCGCTGGTCCATACCGGCCTAGGCATAACCGAGCGCCGCGGCGTTGTTGATGATGCGCTGCGCCGCACCGGGCTATCGGATTTTCGCGGCGCCTATCCAAAGCAACTATCCGGTGGCATGCGCCAGCGCGTCGGCATTGCGCGGGCGCTTGCGGTGCGGCCGGCGATCCTGCTGATGGACGAGCCGTTGTCTGCGCTGGATTCGCAGACCCGTGAATTGCTGATGGAGGATTTCATCCGCCTGCTTGCCGACGGCGCGATGGGCGCGGTCTATGTCACGCACAATCTCGAAGAGGCGGTGCGGCTCGCCGACCGCGTGGTGGTGCTGTCACGGCGGCCCGGCCGGGTCCGCGAGGTCGTGACGATCCCGATGACGCGCGACGAGCGCGGCGGCATCGACGCCCGCGGCCAATTGCTGACGTTGCAGAACCAGTTGTGGTCGCTGATCCGCGACGAGGCGATCGATGCGGAGCGCGAGGTGCAGCATGCTTGA
- a CDS encoding ABC transporter permease translates to MLERAPSQDTKHDTSALRPVAFRGAGFMPGGGRVSGWIALALVLALWQLAGSAGWVNPLFLPPPSAIAVAIYKLAVSGALWQHVSASVVRIGSGWLIGTVLGVITGFAIGLSTLARGVGITFISALFPIPKIALLPLLILWLGIGEEPKIATIALGVFFSTAISVYSGVDAVPRNLIRMAQSFNVPFPAIVARVVWPGALPSILAGFRITASVALLLVVSAEMIGAQFGIGAFVLQAGNLMQTDQLLAGVVILSLFGLAVGKAINVLEARLLHWR, encoded by the coding sequence ATGCTTGAGCGCGCGCCGTCACAGGATACAAAACACGACACGAGCGCACTGCGGCCGGTCGCCTTTCGCGGCGCGGGTTTTATGCCCGGCGGCGGGCGCGTCTCGGGATGGATCGCGCTGGCGCTGGTGCTCGCGCTCTGGCAACTCGCCGGCAGCGCGGGCTGGGTCAATCCGCTATTCCTGCCGCCACCGTCCGCGATTGCGGTCGCGATCTACAAGCTCGCGGTGTCAGGCGCGCTATGGCAGCATGTCTCGGCGTCGGTCGTTCGCATCGGCTCCGGCTGGCTGATCGGCACGGTGCTGGGCGTGATCACAGGCTTTGCGATCGGGCTGTCGACGCTGGCGCGTGGCGTCGGCATCACCTTCATCTCGGCGTTGTTTCCGATTCCGAAGATCGCGCTGCTGCCGCTGTTGATCCTCTGGCTCGGGATCGGCGAGGAGCCGAAGATCGCGACCATTGCGCTCGGCGTGTTCTTCTCCACCGCGATCTCGGTCTATAGCGGCGTCGACGCGGTGCCGCGCAATTTGATCCGTATGGCGCAGAGTTTTAACGTGCCGTTCCCTGCCATCGTTGCCAGAGTGGTCTGGCCGGGCGCGCTGCCCTCGATCCTCGCGGGCTTCCGCATCACGGCGTCGGTGGCGCTGCTGCTGGTGGTGAGCGCGGAAATGATCGGCGCGCAATTCGGCATCGGCGCGTTCGTGCTGCAGGCCGGCAATCTGATGCAGACCGATCAGCTGCTCGCCGGGGTCGTGATCCTGTCGCTGTTCGGGCTGGCGGTGGGGAAGGCGATCAACGTGCTGGAAGCGCGGTTGCTGCACTGGCGGTGA
- the gtdA gene encoding gentisate 1,2-dioxygenase, with amino-acid sequence MEAVQKTPEREAFYKKIDGENLSALWNVLGDLVTPEPRSACRPHLWKFDSIRDYMNEAGKLITAKEAERRVLVLENPGLRGQSKVTTSLFAGVQMVVPGDVAPAHRHSQSALRFVLEGKGAHTTVDGERTAMEPGDFIITPSMTWHDHSNETKEPMFWLDGLDIPMVQFFDASFAEGSNEDQQKLSKPAGDSFARYGHNLLPVDEKRKSKTSPIFNYPYSYTREALEQAKTRNEWDACHGLKLKFSNPETGDFAMPTIGTFIQLLPKGFKTARYRATDATVFAAIEGKGRTRIGDQIFEWSARDLFVVPSWHWVTHEADTDAVLFSFSDRPVQQKLDLFREDRGNA; translated from the coding sequence ATGGAAGCCGTGCAGAAGACCCCGGAGCGCGAGGCGTTCTACAAGAAGATCGACGGCGAAAATCTTTCCGCGCTCTGGAACGTGCTCGGCGATCTCGTCACGCCGGAGCCGCGCAGCGCCTGCCGGCCTCACTTGTGGAAATTCGATTCCATCCGCGACTACATGAACGAAGCCGGCAAGCTCATCACCGCCAAGGAAGCCGAGCGGCGGGTGCTGGTGCTGGAGAATCCGGGCCTGCGCGGCCAGTCGAAGGTCACGACCTCGCTGTTTGCCGGCGTGCAGATGGTGGTGCCGGGCGATGTGGCCCCGGCTCACCGGCACAGCCAGTCGGCGCTGCGCTTCGTGCTCGAAGGCAAAGGCGCCCATACCACCGTCGACGGCGAACGCACCGCGATGGAGCCCGGCGATTTCATCATCACGCCCTCGATGACCTGGCACGACCATTCCAACGAAACCAAGGAGCCGATGTTCTGGCTCGACGGCCTCGATATCCCGATGGTGCAGTTCTTCGACGCCTCCTTTGCCGAAGGATCGAACGAGGACCAGCAGAAGCTCTCCAAGCCTGCCGGCGACAGTTTTGCGCGCTACGGCCACAATCTGCTGCCGGTCGACGAGAAGCGAAAGTCAAAGACCTCGCCGATCTTCAACTATCCCTACAGCTACACCCGCGAGGCGCTGGAGCAGGCCAAGACGCGCAACGAGTGGGACGCCTGCCACGGGCTGAAGCTGAAATTCTCCAATCCCGAAACCGGCGATTTCGCGATGCCGACTATCGGCACCTTCATTCAGCTGTTGCCGAAGGGCTTCAAGACCGCGCGCTACCGCGCGACCGACGCCACCGTGTTCGCCGCGATCGAAGGCAAGGGTCGTACAAGGATCGGCGACCAGATCTTCGAATGGAGCGCGCGCGACCTGTTCGTGGTGCCGAGCTGGCACTGGGTCACGCACGAGGCCGACACCGATGCGGTGCTGTTCTCGTTCTCCGACCGCCCGGTGCAGCAGAAGCTCGACCTGTTCCGCGAAGACCGCGGGAACGCGTGA
- the maiA gene encoding maleylacetoacetate isomerase, which translates to MKLHGYFRSSAAYRVRIALNFKGLTAEHLPHHLRKGEQTAPDYLVLNPQGLVPTLEGDGGTVLTQSLAIIEWLDETHPNPPLLPGDPLRRAKVRAFALAIACDIHPVQNLKVLARLRQLGLAEEKVTEWAAWINREGLAACEALIKGEQGPFCFGDKPTMADLCLVPQLANARRFGVDVSAYPRLLKAEAAAKEMKAFADAAPDKQADAE; encoded by the coding sequence ATGAAGCTGCATGGCTATTTCCGCAGCAGCGCGGCGTATCGGGTCAGGATCGCGCTCAACTTCAAGGGACTTACGGCAGAGCACCTGCCGCATCATCTCCGCAAGGGCGAACAGACCGCGCCTGACTATCTCGTGCTCAACCCGCAGGGGCTGGTGCCGACGCTGGAAGGCGACGGCGGGACCGTGCTGACCCAATCGCTCGCCATCATCGAATGGCTGGACGAGACGCATCCCAATCCGCCGCTATTGCCTGGGGATCCGCTGCGCCGCGCCAAGGTGCGCGCCTTTGCGCTTGCGATTGCCTGTGACATTCACCCCGTACAGAATCTGAAGGTGCTTGCCCGGCTACGCCAGCTTGGCCTGGCCGAGGAGAAGGTGACGGAGTGGGCGGCCTGGATCAACCGCGAAGGCCTTGCCGCCTGCGAAGCCCTGATCAAGGGCGAGCAGGGGCCGTTCTGCTTTGGCGACAAGCCTACGATGGCCGATCTCTGCCTGGTGCCCCAGTTGGCGAATGCGCGGCGCTTCGGTGTCGACGTCTCGGCCTATCCGCGGCTGCTCAAGGCCGAGGCCGCGGCCAAGGAAATGAAGGCGTTCGCGGATGCCGCGCCGGACAAGCAAGCCGATGCCGAGTAA